The segment GACCTCCACCGATATACCAGATCCCCAGCTCGCGAATAAGATCCTCGCTGGTATTCTATATGATACAAGATCCCTCACACTAGCCTCGATCACAGCTATAGAGGCTACTAGGTATCTGATGAGGTGGGGGGCAAGAATTAGCGAGGCTCTACAGCTTATCAGGAGATCACCTGGGATAGATGAGAGGATAGCTAGGCTTAAGGCTATGTCAAGGGTTATGATCTATAGGAGTGGAGAGATACTTCTATGCATAACACATGTAGGCGCCTATGAAGCCTCCGCAGCCCAGATCCTCATGGGAGGGGGATGCGATCTAGCCATAGTGATCTCAGAGAAGGATGAAGAGACAAGGGTTGTTGGTAGATGCTCAGAGGAATTCTGTAGGGAAGCTGGGTTAGGGGATCTGATCCTAGATGATCTTGTGAAGATCTATGGGGGTGGCTGGGGAGGTCATAGGCTAGCAGCTGTAGCATCTGTAAAAGCCTCCTACGAGGAGCTATTGAGGAAAATACCCCTGCTCCTCGGTAAAAAGCTAGGGGTTGAATTCATACCATTAGAGAAATAGCTGTGAAACCCTAGAAGCTGTTTTAGGTATCACTAAGGATTAATATATAGATAGGCTATGGATTATCGTAAATCGTTTAAATATACTATACCAAGTTAAAAAGATCCTCTGCGGGTCTTGAGGTTAGATATAGCTTAATATGGAAAATAATATTAAGCCCTATGGATCTTGAACCTTACTGACCTCCTCCCCATTCTAGAGAGCAGGCCTTCACCCGTAAAAATATATATTCCTCCGAACATATGTTCAGTGGTGGGTCTATGCAGAAGTTAATACAACTACCCGATATAAAGATCCATGATAAAGTATCTGTAGACCCCGGGAAAGCGGCTGTGATAGTGGTGGATATGCAGAATGACTTCGCACATCCAAAGGGAAAGCTGTTTGTGCCAGAAGCGCCTAAGACGATACCAAATATATCGAGGCTG is part of the Sulfolobales archaeon genome and harbors:
- a CDS encoding DHH family phosphoesterase, yielding MLDLERLRSILKGVGEEIGSLSKERRVAVASHPSADLDSISSAIALSLLIKSRSNTVPCYISSGGLDALAKRIYEDALSKGYIEDCPANLQRNWILLVVDTPCRRASTECSSFDTVYVIDHHVSSGEEPRYPGIVYPEASSTTELCTLMLEETSTDIPDPQLANKILAGILYDTRSLTLASITAIEATRYLMRWGARISEALQLIRRSPGIDERIARLKAMSRVMIYRSGEILLCITHVGAYEASAAQILMGGGCDLAIVISEKDEETRVVGRCSEEFCREAGLGDLILDDLVKIYGGGWGGHRLAAVASVKASYEELLRKIPLLLGKKLGVEFIPLEK